One Ricinus communis isolate WT05 ecotype wild-type chromosome 7, ASM1957865v1, whole genome shotgun sequence genomic region harbors:
- the LOC8274922 gene encoding uncharacterized protein LOC8274922 → MFDLEESLTVESYRIPWLIWIQILIFILLLFLFYCFSVFTSSDLSLNTTTSSNNSSSISSFPPPSSSSSTSASSLNKATGLNKHNSNTTTVTNLLQQHHNQIGGSQSIKGEIATSTSRTVVREGNVIEGEGFSTNSVIDFHPCNYFRLAKLAFLKCLGLDLDPVSERCSSSERKKER, encoded by the exons atgttTGATTTAGAAGAGAGTCTTACGGTAGAAAGCTACAGAATTCCATGGCTAATATGGATCCAAATCCTAATCTTTATCCTtctcctctttctcttttattgtTTCAGTGTTTTTACTTCTTCAGATCTCTCTCTCAACACCACCACCAGCAGCAACAACAGCAGCAGCATCTCCTCTTttcctcctccttcttcttcttcttcaacttCAGCTTCCTCTTTAAACAAGGCAACAGGTCTCAACAAACACAACAGCAACACCACAACTGTCACCAATCTCTTGCAGCAGCACCATAATCAG ATAGGAGGAAGCCAAAGTATAAAAGGAGAGATAGCAACAAGCACAAGTAGAACAGTAGTGAGAGAAGGTAATGTCATAGAAGGGGAAGGTTTCTCAACAAACTCGGTTATTGATTTCCATCCCTGCAACTATTTTAGGCTTGCCAAGCTTGCGTTTCTCAAGTGTTTGGGATTAGACTTAGACCCTGTGTCCGAGCGATGTTCAAGCTCCGAGCggaaaaaggaaagatag